A genome region from Gemmatimonadaceae bacterium includes the following:
- a CDS encoding HEAT repeat domain-containing protein encodes MRALSDPTAVVREGAAIVLGQIGRPSAPAMPALVETLADQSFGVRLAVSQALKRIGPASVALPRLAQLAAGADNYTALLAVEAMGNTGADAAVHLQVLIQLMGRGDEDFKSVVITSIGRIGPLASPAIPRLIDAARSESPGIESQAIEALGKIGSAAAPAVTTVTSAARDPAREVRIAATHALARLSLVSPEVRPVLIGMLQDTDPRVRSQALASVKTIVPLSDQELPAVAELLRDPDIEIRQEAVQIIEAQKASARPAERQLLAALFDSSPFVKQRAALSLRALAPISPEGIRAMLPALADSNYLTSKTLIETIGASGRSARIAVPTLVRLLEDPLTHGPALAALKRIGPQADEVVPALIQLSDLDVVGTLSDLGLGAVPQLRTALRSGTTGIRRRAVSSLVRIGARDTLTIKSLVLALRDTDPSVSETAAGGLVAIGAGSIEFVVRALSDPSSEVRIRSLRVLAQLPASARPKLPTLRSVLNDSVAAVRYEAAVAISTIESPGELLLRPLILSLNATEPATRRRAAAAIEVIAKDMADASRIEAIPILQEAARALSANSDDSVRMHAKEVERSVRYLGVVWWQKLLRAVREFESEHRIATLVAAAYVLVLVACLLALWLRPLLLFRVNHTLSRVTEIKLPEALGGVRIPLSYLLVVGIFRYRARVLRAWAAANVAAAARAFEERRTVEDRRIHVPMPVVFDRTVVATPSAATFRPLFRQKRSALVIYGEGGAGKTSLAVQLARWAMVVDPELRLNPHAVMLPLLLEYDLGGEHASLGTLVDSLGGQLRTSLGLERPLRADLLLRLLQQGLILVIIDHLSEMSDETRKAIRFDSADFPINALIVTSRIEEELQGTPRSVVTPLRIQGNRLSSFMEAYLTQRGWRNAFDDAEYFEACRRLSEMVGQRDITVLLAKLYADQLIAEKEAPSAEGLPRNIPELMLSYLNEVNRSAGPDDPDDRTVHRTAKIVAWACLRDTLRPVPASHDAVVRDLGGDLIATPLIRYFEEKLRLLQTVGPARDRLRFSLDPVAEYLAAIHLVESLGTDTLKWHEWMSQAESELLKSPTAYSFILAVRDSCEAKSTAESNLDSVIVDLSKLVVKAVERIQPASHTTAEQREA; translated from the coding sequence ATGAGGGCTCTGTCTGATCCAACTGCCGTTGTGCGTGAAGGAGCCGCAATCGTCCTAGGCCAAATCGGACGACCTTCCGCGCCCGCGATGCCGGCGCTGGTAGAGACCTTGGCTGATCAGTCATTTGGGGTGAGGCTCGCTGTGTCGCAGGCGTTGAAACGAATTGGCCCAGCTTCCGTCGCGCTGCCCCGACTTGCACAACTCGCTGCTGGCGCGGACAACTACACTGCTCTACTCGCTGTCGAGGCGATGGGCAACACCGGTGCGGATGCGGCTGTGCATCTTCAGGTACTCATTCAACTGATGGGTCGCGGCGACGAAGACTTCAAGAGCGTCGTCATCACGAGCATAGGCAGGATTGGGCCGCTCGCGTCGCCTGCAATCCCGCGGTTGATAGATGCAGCTCGTTCAGAATCACCGGGGATTGAGAGTCAAGCGATCGAAGCGCTGGGGAAGATCGGGTCGGCTGCAGCCCCTGCAGTCACCACGGTGACGTCTGCGGCACGCGATCCTGCTCGAGAAGTTCGAATTGCAGCGACACACGCGCTAGCGAGGCTCTCATTGGTGAGCCCCGAAGTACGGCCGGTCCTGATAGGAATGCTGCAAGATACCGATCCCAGGGTTCGCTCACAGGCGTTGGCGAGCGTCAAGACAATTGTTCCACTCAGTGATCAAGAGTTGCCTGCTGTGGCAGAATTACTTCGAGATCCGGATATCGAAATTCGGCAAGAGGCAGTGCAAATCATTGAAGCCCAGAAGGCTTCAGCGCGGCCTGCAGAACGTCAACTACTCGCAGCGCTCTTCGATTCGTCGCCGTTCGTTAAGCAACGGGCTGCTTTGTCGCTAAGGGCATTAGCCCCCATATCACCTGAAGGGATTCGGGCCATGCTCCCCGCATTAGCAGACTCGAATTATCTCACGAGTAAGACGTTGATTGAAACGATCGGAGCATCTGGAAGATCTGCCAGAATTGCCGTTCCGACCCTTGTAAGGCTGCTTGAGGATCCCCTGACCCACGGCCCCGCCCTGGCCGCATTAAAAAGAATTGGGCCACAAGCTGATGAAGTGGTTCCAGCGCTGATTCAATTAAGCGACCTGGATGTCGTAGGAACGCTTTCAGATCTCGGGCTCGGCGCCGTGCCGCAACTGAGAACTGCCCTCCGAAGTGGAACGACGGGGATTCGCCGTCGAGCTGTTTCGTCGCTGGTGAGGATTGGGGCACGCGACACGTTGACTATCAAGAGTCTCGTTCTGGCGCTGCGGGATACCGACCCGTCAGTCAGTGAGACTGCGGCCGGTGGGCTCGTGGCAATTGGAGCGGGCAGCATAGAGTTCGTCGTCCGGGCGCTTTCCGATCCAAGCTCGGAAGTGCGCATTCGTTCCCTGCGTGTTCTCGCACAACTGCCAGCAAGCGCTCGACCCAAGCTGCCCACACTGCGTTCGGTTCTAAACGATTCGGTTGCTGCCGTCCGATATGAGGCTGCAGTGGCGATATCCACCATTGAGTCGCCCGGCGAGCTGCTATTGCGTCCTCTCATTCTCTCGCTGAACGCAACCGAACCAGCAACTCGCCGGAGAGCCGCGGCTGCAATCGAAGTGATCGCCAAAGACATGGCGGATGCATCGCGGATCGAAGCGATCCCGATACTTCAAGAGGCGGCACGTGCGCTCAGTGCCAATTCAGACGATTCGGTTCGTATGCATGCGAAAGAAGTCGAGCGAAGTGTTCGGTATCTTGGAGTTGTCTGGTGGCAAAAGCTGCTACGGGCAGTTCGGGAATTCGAGTCCGAGCACCGAATCGCTACTCTCGTCGCCGCCGCATACGTACTTGTGTTAGTGGCCTGTTTGTTGGCTCTCTGGTTGCGGCCACTTCTTCTCTTTCGTGTCAATCACACGCTCAGCCGTGTGACCGAAATCAAGCTTCCTGAGGCCCTCGGCGGCGTCAGGATACCGTTGTCGTACTTGCTCGTCGTAGGGATCTTCCGTTATCGCGCTAGAGTGTTGAGGGCTTGGGCGGCGGCGAATGTCGCCGCAGCAGCTCGAGCTTTCGAAGAACGGCGCACCGTGGAGGATAGAAGAATCCACGTACCCATGCCTGTGGTGTTCGACCGAACCGTGGTAGCTACTCCATCCGCTGCCACTTTCCGCCCGCTATTCCGCCAGAAGCGAAGCGCACTGGTTATATACGGCGAAGGAGGGGCAGGGAAGACGAGTCTGGCGGTACAACTGGCTCGCTGGGCGATGGTTGTAGACCCTGAGTTGCGTCTGAATCCTCACGCAGTAATGCTGCCGCTGCTGCTTGAATACGATCTCGGCGGGGAGCACGCATCGTTGGGCACACTGGTTGATTCCCTTGGTGGACAGCTTCGAACCTCTCTGGGGCTAGAGCGTCCATTGCGGGCCGACCTTCTTCTGAGACTTCTCCAGCAAGGTCTGATACTGGTGATAATCGATCATCTGTCCGAGATGAGCGATGAAACAAGAAAAGCAATCCGTTTCGACTCTGCCGACTTTCCGATCAACGCGTTGATCGTTACCTCGCGGATTGAAGAAGAGCTTCAAGGGACGCCGCGAAGCGTCGTAACGCCCCTGCGGATACAGGGCAACCGATTGTCTTCATTCATGGAGGCCTATCTCACCCAACGAGGATGGCGCAATGCATTTGATGATGCTGAATACTTCGAGGCGTGCCGTCGACTCTCGGAAATGGTTGGTCAGCGCGATATCACTGTCCTGCTTGCGAAGCTCTATGCCGATCAACTCATCGCTGAAAAGGAGGCTCCATCGGCCGAGGGGCTTCCACGAAATATCCCTGAGTTGATGCTCAGCTACCTTAACGAGGTCAACCGATCCGCTGGCCCTGACGACCCGGACGATAGAACCGTCCATCGGACTGCAAAGATTGTTGCCTGGGCCTGCTTGCGCGACACCTTACGGCCCGTCCCCGCGAGTCATGACGCGGTGGTGCGGGATCTTGGAGGTGATCTCATAGCGACGCCGTTGATCCGCTATTTCGAGGAGAAGCTGCGTCTGTTGCAGACTGTTGGACCAGCCCGGGATCGTCTCCGATTTTCGTTGGACCCCGTCGCTGAATACTTAGCGGCGATCCACCTAGTCGAGAGTCTAGGCACTGACACATTGAAGTGGCACGAATGGATGTCGCAAGCTGAATCGGAACTGCTGAAATCACCGACTGCGTACAGTTTCATCCTCGCGGTCCGAGACAGCTGCGAGGCGAAATCGACCGCGGAGTCGAACTTGGACTCCGTCATTGTGGATCTTTCCAAGCTCGTCGTGAAGGCAGTTGAACGTATACAACCCGCGAGTCACACAACGGCCGAGCAGCGAGAAGCCTGA
- a CDS encoding IS110 family transposase — protein sequence MTTRIDQAPLVRTMPARDRKALEAEIARAKAHFGLPAGAPVRSCYEAGRDGFWLHRYLVSRSIANSIVDSSSIEVNRRRRRTKTDRLDACKLVTMLIRAAGGEKRVWSVVNVPAPAAEDQRQVHRELLFARRDRGRHTNRIKGLLASQGVPLARIQELPSHVVSARLWDGTPLPPLLCARLTREWETVLWYTVRIRALKKERRALLKTTDDPAIAQVRQLNQLRGVGIDSAWLYVMEFFAWRQFRNRRQVGGLAGLTDTHYQSGDLQHEQGISKAGNRWVRALAINTAWAWLRFQPASALARWYQQKFGTGSSRVRKIGIVALARKLLIAFWRYLDTGLVPEGAMLRA from the coding sequence ATGACCACCAGGATCGATCAGGCGCCGCTCGTGCGCACGATGCCGGCGCGCGACCGCAAGGCGCTCGAGGCGGAGATCGCTCGGGCGAAGGCGCACTTCGGGTTGCCGGCCGGCGCACCGGTGCGAAGCTGCTACGAGGCCGGCCGTGATGGGTTCTGGCTGCATCGCTATCTCGTGAGCCGGAGCATTGCGAACAGTATCGTCGATTCCTCGAGCATCGAGGTGAATCGGCGCCGCCGCCGGACGAAGACGGATCGGCTCGATGCCTGCAAGCTCGTGACGATGCTCATCCGCGCGGCCGGCGGCGAGAAAAGGGTCTGGAGTGTGGTGAACGTACCGGCGCCCGCGGCAGAGGATCAGCGCCAGGTGCACCGCGAGCTCTTATTCGCGCGGCGCGATCGCGGGCGGCACACGAACCGGATCAAAGGTCTCTTGGCCAGCCAGGGCGTGCCGCTCGCGCGGATTCAGGAGCTGCCGTCGCATGTCGTGAGCGCGCGACTGTGGGACGGGACGCCGCTGCCCCCGCTTCTCTGCGCGCGGCTCACGCGCGAATGGGAGACGGTCCTTTGGTACACGGTGCGAATCCGCGCGCTCAAGAAAGAGCGCCGGGCGCTGCTCAAGACCACCGATGATCCAGCGATTGCCCAGGTGCGCCAGCTCAACCAACTCCGCGGCGTGGGAATCGACAGCGCCTGGCTCTACGTCATGGAATTCTTCGCGTGGCGCCAGTTCCGCAATCGTCGCCAGGTCGGCGGCCTCGCGGGACTCACCGACACGCACTACCAGAGCGGCGATCTGCAACACGAGCAAGGGATCTCCAAGGCAGGGAACCGCTGGGTCCGCGCGCTCGCGATCAACACGGCGTGGGCGTGGCTGCGCTTTCAACCCGCGAGCGCGCTTGCCCGCTGGTATCAGCAGAAGTTCGGCACGGGCAGTAGCCGAGTGCGCAAGATCGGGATCGTCGCCCTTGCGCGAAAGCTGTTGATCGCCTTCTGGCGGTACCTCGATACAGGACTCGTTCCGGAGGGTGCCATGCTACGCGCATAA
- a CDS encoding peroxiredoxin, with protein MIAEGQPAPDFDLEADDGSRVSLASLKGRNVVLFFYPKDNTSGUTREACDFRDAFPRFGELDAEVLGVSADSAKSHRKFRDKHSLPYRLLVDEEHRVSESWGIWKEKTLYGVKYMGIERTTVVIDRHGRIARIFPKVKIDGHVEEVARTVGGLPPR; from the coding sequence TTGATCGCAGAAGGCCAGCCCGCTCCTGATTTCGACCTCGAGGCCGACGACGGCTCACGCGTGTCGCTCGCTTCGCTCAAAGGGCGAAACGTCGTTCTCTTCTTCTATCCGAAAGACAACACCTCTGGCTGAACACGCGAGGCGTGCGATTTTCGCGACGCCTTTCCCCGGTTCGGGGAACTCGATGCCGAAGTGCTTGGAGTGAGTGCCGACAGCGCCAAGTCGCATCGGAAATTTCGCGACAAGCACTCGCTGCCGTACCGATTGCTCGTGGACGAGGAGCACCGCGTGTCGGAGTCCTGGGGAATCTGGAAGGAGAAGACGCTCTACGGAGTCAAGTACATGGGAATCGAGCGTACGACGGTCGTGATAGATCGGCACGGCCGGATTGCCCGGATCTTCCCGAAGGTGAAGATTGACGGGCACGTCGAAGAGGTGGCACGTACCGTCGGCGGATTGCCGCCTCGGTGA
- a CDS encoding DUF5677 domain-containing protein, whose translation MNDDLPVSEIPRVPVDAEAVRGFTREREHFHVAFNLLREVVQWAVLLGSAVTGTVRDWTLEEAVFGGQFVRLSKLLRAFLEQAKDNRAELAWVSSRLITECVVNVSYLLANRSEDLLKSYLHQSLQHERDLLKTIRTNIKGRSGQELPIETRMIRSIERTFRNSEIRLDDLPDKKVHHWGGKTLRQKAEALGMLTVYQTAIAGSSRNVHGSWYDLLQHHLEVVPPGRFRPRFEETRVRPQLLYALAVLTLEAYDGYIQHLGTSKTEGLHKRIVELDERVRLANDLHEQFLVERGS comes from the coding sequence ATGAACGACGATCTGCCGGTATCGGAGATTCCGCGTGTACCCGTCGATGCCGAGGCGGTGCGTGGCTTCACAAGAGAGCGAGAACATTTTCATGTCGCGTTCAACCTCCTTCGAGAGGTTGTGCAATGGGCGGTTCTGCTAGGCAGCGCTGTAACCGGGACCGTTCGCGACTGGACGTTAGAGGAGGCGGTGTTCGGCGGTCAATTCGTTCGCCTCTCGAAGCTCCTGCGTGCATTCCTCGAGCAAGCGAAGGATAATCGCGCCGAGCTCGCGTGGGTAAGCTCGCGCCTAATCACGGAATGCGTCGTAAACGTATCGTACCTACTTGCCAATCGATCCGAAGACCTTCTGAAGTCATATTTGCATCAATCGCTGCAACACGAGCGTGATCTTTTGAAGACGATTCGGACGAACATCAAAGGACGCAGCGGGCAAGAGCTGCCCATTGAGACGCGGATGATACGCTCAATCGAGCGGACCTTCCGCAACTCGGAGATCCGACTAGATGATCTTCCGGACAAGAAGGTCCACCACTGGGGTGGAAAGACACTCCGTCAAAAAGCAGAAGCGCTGGGCATGTTGACTGTATACCAGACTGCCATTGCCGGCTCGTCACGAAACGTTCATGGAAGTTGGTACGATCTACTCCAACATCATCTTGAGGTGGTCCCCCCGGGCCGTTTTCGGCCTCGATTTGAGGAGACACGCGTTCGGCCGCAGCTCCTCTATGCATTGGCTGTTCTAACGCTCGAAGCGTATGATGGATATATACAGCACCTGGGCACAAGTAAAACGGAAGGTCTACACAAACGGATCGTGGAGCTCGACGAGCGAGTTCGCCTAGCGAATGATCTGCATGAACAGTTTCTGGTCGAACGCGGCAGCTGA
- a CDS encoding N-6 DNA methylase: MTFHPGANEIEWLASLTTLAEEIGEEVFGYPIRWRVETGLRRRRNRSDVVIEDSGGTIIITGEAKRPDDPHGLTPLDVSEVDDAVGKAQHQGSRWCFTTNFHQIAVFDAGSGLMASPLSRLQGNVIPFIPSSLAQSTGWWAALSDDQRRQSTELGLRRLFERTRMLRQGEEALVLVDEVVVDFFSEFAAKLLDPLWRHFLNDNSARGATIRERALVAGLDIDDRQEARYLVAQGIFEVLSAALFYRLLADNFAELRPLLGGTSPRTSVVLANTVHASLTEAEGITGDYESILRLSAVGNWVLRHATADAVRHWNALLAFVDRLDLANLSSDVLGSIFERLISPERRREMGQHYTQPRLARSMAKWAVTSRDDIVLDPTCGAGTFLVETYGRQRDLGASHDEILARTYGNDLDPFAVHLAAINLATRRLRHGSNHPLGL, translated from the coding sequence GTGACCTTCCATCCCGGCGCGAACGAAATCGAGTGGCTGGCAAGCTTAACGACGCTCGCTGAAGAAATCGGAGAGGAAGTGTTTGGCTATCCGATTCGTTGGAGAGTCGAGACTGGTTTGCGCCGTCGCCGTAATCGATCTGACGTGGTTATAGAAGACTCCGGGGGAACAATCATCATTACCGGTGAGGCCAAGCGGCCCGACGATCCGCACGGTCTGACTCCGCTCGACGTGAGTGAAGTAGATGACGCGGTCGGCAAAGCGCAGCATCAAGGATCGCGTTGGTGCTTTACCACCAATTTTCATCAGATCGCAGTGTTTGATGCTGGGTCTGGTTTGATGGCTAGCCCGTTGTCGCGATTGCAAGGTAATGTGATTCCGTTTATCCCATCCTCACTCGCGCAATCAACTGGCTGGTGGGCCGCGTTAAGCGACGATCAGCGTCGCCAGTCTACTGAACTGGGACTCCGACGGCTCTTTGAGCGTACCAGAATGCTCCGACAGGGTGAGGAAGCCCTGGTTTTGGTCGATGAAGTAGTCGTTGATTTCTTCTCGGAGTTTGCCGCAAAGCTGTTGGATCCTCTTTGGCGCCACTTTCTGAATGACAACTCAGCTCGCGGAGCAACAATTCGTGAGCGGGCGCTAGTAGCTGGTCTCGACATCGATGACAGACAGGAAGCGAGATACCTCGTAGCGCAGGGAATATTCGAAGTGCTCTCCGCTGCATTGTTCTACAGGCTCCTCGCCGACAATTTCGCGGAGCTACGACCGCTTCTTGGAGGGACGAGCCCAAGAACCTCCGTCGTGCTTGCTAACACTGTGCACGCTTCTCTTACAGAAGCCGAGGGAATAACGGGGGACTACGAATCCATTCTGCGGTTGTCGGCGGTTGGGAATTGGGTTCTCCGACACGCCACGGCAGATGCAGTCCGGCATTGGAACGCTCTCCTCGCATTTGTCGACCGCCTCGATCTAGCTAATCTCTCAAGCGATGTCTTAGGGTCAATCTTCGAGCGTTTGATTTCGCCGGAACGGCGCCGGGAAATGGGACAGCATTATACGCAGCCCCGTCTCGCGCGAAGTATGGCGAAATGGGCTGTCACTTCGAGGGACGATATTGTCCTCGATCCTACTTGTGGCGCCGGGACATTCCTCGTGGAGACGTACGGACGTCAGCGAGACCTCGGGGCGTCTCACGACGAGATTCTAGCTCGCACCTACGGCAACGATCTCGACCCGTTCGCTGTTCACCTCGCAGCCATCAACCTTGCGACTCGCCGATTGAGGCATGGTAGCAACCACCCGCTAGGTCTCTGA
- a CDS encoding DUF1003 domain-containing protein, with amino-acid sequence MSSSHTNPASQNSADAISSSTANVVERNVRALVEHAAEQERTKSTSDRVAAAISAFAGSMKFVYFHAVAFGLWTAVDMGWVPAVHNFDPSFTKLGTLASVEAIFLATFVLITQNRMAAQEEIRNRLAVQMSLLNEHETTHILRLVVAMSDRMELREAGDPEIQELLRDVEPQDMIDRIAVHSDAVKEEIREDKSGR; translated from the coding sequence ATGTCCAGTTCTCACACGAATCCGGCCTCACAGAATTCGGCGGATGCGATCTCGTCCAGCACCGCGAATGTCGTCGAGCGCAACGTGCGCGCGCTCGTCGAGCACGCCGCCGAGCAGGAGCGCACGAAATCCACCTCCGACCGCGTCGCGGCCGCCATCTCGGCCTTCGCCGGCTCGATGAAATTCGTCTACTTCCACGCCGTCGCGTTTGGATTGTGGACGGCGGTGGACATGGGATGGGTCCCCGCCGTACACAACTTCGATCCATCGTTTACCAAGCTGGGAACTCTTGCCTCGGTGGAGGCGATCTTCCTCGCGACCTTCGTGCTGATCACGCAGAACCGGATGGCGGCGCAGGAGGAAATCCGAAATCGTCTCGCCGTCCAGATGAGTCTCCTCAACGAGCATGAGACGACCCACATCCTCCGCCTCGTCGTCGCGATGAGCGACAGGATGGAACTTCGCGAAGCCGGTGATCCGGAGATTCAGGAGCTGTTGCGCGACGTCGAGCCGCAGGACATGATCGACCGGATCGCAGTGCACTCCGACGCGGTCAAGGAAGAGATTCGCGAGGACAAGAGCGGACGATAG
- a CDS encoding IS630 family transposase, whose amino-acid sequence MAELTPEYIARMEDVLALYEKPYDRKEPVVCLDEKPVSLHADVRPGRPARPGHVAKRDNEYERCGTANIFGVVEPKAGRHFTCATANRKAAQFARMIRTVVTAYPAARTIHLVMDNLNTHGETSLTNQFGRRTGHRLWRRLTVHYTPAHGSWLNQAEIELSLVARQCLGTRRMAQLAHLQAETRAWNTRANRRKTCIRWRFTRKDARTKFGYTKKLSRRSET is encoded by the coding sequence GTGGCTGAGCTCACTCCGGAGTACATCGCGCGGATGGAAGACGTGCTGGCGCTCTACGAGAAGCCCTACGACCGGAAGGAACCGGTGGTCTGTTTGGATGAAAAGCCGGTGTCCCTGCATGCGGACGTGCGTCCTGGCCGGCCCGCCCGTCCGGGCCACGTGGCGAAACGCGACAATGAATACGAGCGCTGCGGCACTGCGAATATCTTCGGCGTGGTGGAACCGAAAGCAGGACGGCATTTCACGTGCGCGACCGCCAATCGGAAGGCGGCCCAATTCGCCCGGATGATTCGGACCGTTGTGACGGCTTATCCCGCCGCCCGAACCATCCATCTGGTGATGGATAACCTCAACACGCACGGCGAAACGTCGCTCACCAACCAGTTCGGCCGGCGTACCGGCCACCGCCTCTGGCGCCGGCTCACGGTGCACTACACCCCGGCGCATGGCAGTTGGCTCAATCAAGCAGAGATCGAACTGAGTCTGGTTGCACGGCAATGTCTCGGCACCCGCCGGATGGCGCAGCTCGCGCACCTCCAAGCCGAAACCCGCGCGTGGAACACCAGAGCGAACCGCCGAAAGACCTGCATCCGTTGGCGCTTCACCCGAAAAGATGCCCGCACCAAGTTCGGATACACAAAGAAACTATCTAGGCGGTCAGAGACCTAG
- a CDS encoding helix-turn-helix domain-containing protein, producing MKSHDVKELEHLLHGGVQQVRVVLRALALLQLDRGASAPEVAQTVQLTPPAIRNIAQRYRTGGLARALYERPRPGAAEVLAPSDKQRLIAMVCADPPAGAARWTVRLIAEHAVKRKVVPQVGRETIRVLLQSHDLKPWREKNVVRG from the coding sequence TTGAAGTCGCACGACGTGAAGGAGTTGGAGCACCTGTTGCACGGCGGTGTACAACAGGTGCGGGTCGTACTCCGCGCGCTGGCGCTGTTGCAGTTGGACCGCGGGGCCAGCGCGCCCGAGGTCGCACAAACGGTGCAGCTCACGCCGCCAGCGATTCGCAACATCGCCCAGCGCTACCGAACCGGCGGCTTGGCGCGCGCGTTGTATGAGCGGCCGCGACCCGGAGCGGCCGAAGTGCTGGCCCCGTCCGACAAACAGCGGCTCATTGCCATGGTCTGTGCCGACCCACCGGCAGGGGCGGCGCGCTGGACGGTCCGCCTGATCGCGGAGCACGCGGTGAAGCGGAAGGTGGTGCCTCAGGTAGGGCGCGAGACGATCCGAGTGCTCTTGCAAAGCCACGACTTGAAACCGTGGCGGGAAAAAAATGTGGTGCGTGGCTGA
- a CDS encoding ATP-binding protein has translation MRLRGKFVGDIEPGELQHLVENGVGESRQLDYKLELPGSSSGEKKEFLADATALANTAGGVIIYGVLELKDTNGQNTGLPATIPGIPSLVSH, from the coding sequence ATGAGGCTTCGCGGGAAATTTGTCGGTGACATTGAGCCGGGGGAACTACAGCATTTGGTAGAGAACGGCGTCGGCGAGTCGCGTCAGCTCGACTACAAACTCGAGCTGCCTGGCTCGTCTTCCGGCGAGAAAAAGGAATTTCTTGCTGATGCCACCGCGTTGGCCAACACGGCTGGAGGCGTGATTATTTACGGCGTTCTCGAGCTCAAGGACACCAACGGCCAGAATACTGGGTTACCCGCGACCATCCCAGGGATCCCTAGTCTTGTGTCCCATTAA
- a CDS encoding cupredoxin family copper-binding protein: MSAVNVMRGVRVARARLVLGASLAAVTIAIAGCLSERATGTGTDLTGCNAQLPSDAFGSTVVIIRDFTFIPAQVRVRPGMKVTWVNCGAQGTDAHTSTADAGTWKSPLLAPGATYTREFPAAGTFPYHCEPHPGMRGTVTVE; this comes from the coding sequence ATGAGCGCCGTCAACGTCATGCGGGGTGTGCGCGTCGCGCGCGCCAGACTCGTTCTTGGCGCCTCGCTTGCCGCCGTGACTATCGCGATCGCTGGTTGTCTGTCGGAGCGGGCGACCGGGACCGGCACCGATCTCACCGGTTGCAACGCGCAGCTTCCGTCGGACGCGTTCGGCTCGACGGTCGTGATAATCCGCGACTTCACGTTCATTCCGGCGCAGGTGCGGGTGCGTCCGGGCATGAAAGTCACATGGGTGAACTGCGGCGCACAGGGCACCGACGCCCACACGAGCACCGCCGATGCCGGCACGTGGAAGTCACCACTCCTCGCGCCCGGCGCGACCTACACGCGCGAGTTTCCGGCGGCGGGAACATTCCCGTATCACTGTGAGCCGCATCCGGGGATGCGCGGAACGGTCACCGTCGAGTAG
- a CDS encoding cupredoxin family copper-binding protein — translation MRFAGIGVQPSMAGPIFMADGSTSVRTRGATLNQGYRMRLMRKLLLSVVLALPAAAEAQSLLDRSPNVSGDWVGAPGTLYFHFVHRFTASQAPQRKVSNVPTFLLAAGLPRRLLAGFNYSTNSTLAPNFPNEWELFARWAPLGEDYGAPLDVGVRAGYNNAADGIDGEVSVAKRFGIARLIVAGRVLSDPLEARNTRFAVASGATIRLGQYVALAGDVASLTDRDSTERVAWSAGLHIAIPLTPHTLSLHATNAPVATLQGASRGSSSVRYGFEFTIPLTLRRYFGKRAQDFSDTTVSATAALVDTVRTVIKNISYLQPRLNIAVGTTIEWRNSDPLPHSVSAVDKSFNSGLIQPGKTYRHTFTKAGTYNFYCMPHPFMKGVVVVTDQ, via the coding sequence GTGCGTTTCGCCGGAATCGGAGTGCAGCCGTCCATGGCCGGACCGATCTTCATGGCCGATGGCTCGACGTCCGTGCGGACGCGCGGGGCAACGCTCAACCAAGGGTATCGAATGCGCCTGATGCGTAAACTGCTCCTTTCCGTCGTGCTCGCACTGCCCGCTGCCGCGGAGGCACAATCGCTTCTCGACCGATCGCCAAACGTGTCGGGCGATTGGGTCGGTGCTCCTGGCACACTGTACTTTCATTTCGTGCATCGGTTCACGGCGAGTCAGGCGCCGCAGCGAAAGGTCTCCAACGTACCGACGTTTCTTCTCGCGGCGGGACTGCCGAGGCGACTGCTCGCAGGATTCAATTACTCGACGAACTCGACGCTCGCGCCGAACTTTCCGAACGAGTGGGAGCTGTTCGCACGCTGGGCTCCGCTGGGTGAGGACTACGGCGCTCCTCTCGACGTCGGTGTGCGAGCAGGCTACAACAATGCGGCTGACGGGATCGACGGCGAAGTGTCCGTCGCGAAGCGATTCGGTATCGCGCGACTGATCGTCGCCGGGCGCGTTCTCTCGGATCCGCTCGAAGCACGTAACACGCGGTTCGCTGTTGCCAGTGGAGCGACGATTCGCCTCGGCCAGTATGTCGCGCTCGCTGGAGACGTCGCATCGCTCACTGACCGCGATTCGACCGAGCGGGTGGCATGGAGCGCCGGGCTGCATATCGCCATCCCGCTGACGCCTCACACGCTTTCGCTGCACGCGACGAACGCGCCGGTCGCCACGCTTCAGGGTGCGTCGCGCGGTTCGAGCAGTGTCAGGTATGGATTCGAGTTCACGATTCCGCTCACCCTTCGCCGGTACTTCGGGAAGAGAGCGCAGGATTTCTCCGACACCACTGTCTCCGCGACCGCCGCGCTGGTGGACACCGTTCGTACGGTGATCAAGAACATCAGCTACCTCCAGCCGCGACTCAATATTGCCGTCGGCACGACGATCGAATGGAGGAACAGCGATCCGCTGCCGCACAGTGTCAGTGCAGTGGACAAGAGCTTCAATTCCGGACTGATCCAGCCGGGCAAGACATACCGGCACACGTTCACGAAAGCGGGGACATACAACTTCTATTGCATGCCGCACCCGTTCATGAAGGGTGTGGTAGTGGTGACGGACCAATGA